A genomic stretch from Mya arenaria isolate MELC-2E11 chromosome 10, ASM2691426v1 includes:
- the LOC128206357 gene encoding keratin-associated protein 6-2-like, with product MSALCILLLAVVSIVAVNGQGYSTYGHSGGGYRRHGGHTGHGGGHGSGSGIGYGRRYGSGYGSLSGMGYGSGYGTGSGYGSGYGSIGGHGSGYGSGYGSGGGYLSGYGGGSGYGSRYGGGSRHGGGYGSGYGSIGGYGSGYGSGSGYGSGYTSGYGGGIGHGGRYGSIGGLGSGYGSGSGYGSGYTSGYGSGSGYGRSGYGGGSGYGSGYTSGYGSGSGYGSGYGGGSGYTSGYGGGSGYVSGLSSGHGIGSSGYGSSHRASGGY from the coding sequence ATGAGCGCCTTGTGTATTCTACTCCTTGCGGTTGTTTCAATCGTGGCCGTGAACGGTCAGGGTTATTCAACGTACGGTCATTCAGGCGGCGGATACAGAAGGCACGGAGGCCACACGGGACACGGGGGCGGACATGGATCCGGTAGTGGAATCGGATACGGCAGGAGATACGGGAGCGGATATGGTAGCCTATCCGGCATGGGATATGGAAGCGGATATGGTACTGGAAGCGGATATGGGAGTGGATATGGTAGCATAGGCGGACATGGTAGTGGATACGGAAGTGGATATGGTAGTGGCGGTGGATACCTTAGTGGATATGGTGGGGGAAGCGGATACGGCAGCAGATATGGTGGGGGAAGCCGTCACGGAGGCGGATACGGGAGTGGATATGGTAGCATAGGCGGATATGGTAGTGGATACGGGAGCGGAAGTGGATACGGGAGCGGATACACGAGTGGATATGGTGGTGGAATCGGACACGGGGGCAGATATGGTAGCATAGGCGGACTTGGTAGTGGATACGGGAGCGGAAGCGGATACGGCAGCGGATACACGAGTGGATATGGTAGCGGAAGCGGATATGGAAGAAGTGGATATGGTGGCGGAAGCGGATACGGCAGCGGATACACGAGTGGATATGGTAGCGGAAGCGGATATGGAAGTGGATATGGTGGTGGAAGCGGATACACGAGTGGATATGGTGGCGGAAGCGGATACGTTAGCGGACTCAGTAGCGGACATGGTATTGGAAGCAGTGGATACGGATCAAGTCATCGTGCTAGCGGTGGTTATTAA